A segment of the Manis javanica isolate MJ-LG chromosome 10, MJ_LKY, whole genome shotgun sequence genome:
TGAGGACTTGAACTGGGTTAGGAACAGTGGTATTAGAAAGAAAGGAGTAAATGGAGATGCTTTGGTTCAGTAGAATTTAATGTTAATTGGGTAGTGGTTCATGGGCAAGGGCAAAGTCTAAGATATCTTACAGGCCTTTGACTTGACCAGCTAGTGGGGTGATGACCACATTTCTTGAACTAGGAGAtaatggggtgggggttggggaatAGGTTTGAGGGTGAGGGCAAGGGCAAGGTTGAAAGAGATCAGAGTTGGAGGTAATGATTTGGGAAGCATTTGCACATAAGTAATAGTTGAAGTCTGAGCATGAAAGAGTTTGTACTCACTTAACTTAAATGTGAGGAGGGTGGGTGCCCCACATTCACATACAAATTTTTTTAGTAAGACACGACTCATGACTGAATTCAGCTACCATCTTATAAATCTGGGTAAGGAAATAGTCAGAAGCAGGGGTTGCTAACTGTGACCCTCAGCCACATCtgattcactgattatttttGTACTGCCTGTGAACTAagaatgttttttacatttttaatggttggaaaaaattaatgatattttatgacaatgaaatttgtatttcagtgtcatatataaaattttacagaACACAACTGCACTCTTTTGTTTATACATTGTGGCTGCTTTTTCCTGACAAGTACACAGTTGAGTTTTTACAACAGTGTTTGGCCAGCAGAGCCCAAacatttactgtctggccctttacagaaaaagtttgctgacccctgatcaAGAGTATGAGAAGCCAACAAAGTAAGAGTTGAAGAGCTAGTGGGTGGGTCCCAAAGGGTCTCACaaagacagaggaagaaaatggCCAGTAGAGTCCAAAGTTGTAGTAGTCAAAGAAGAAAAGGTGCCCATTCGACTGGCAATGAAGGTCATTAATGGTTTAATGAGGAGAGAACCTTCCAGGGAGATGTTTAGGGCAAAAGCCAGTGTGTATTGAGTTGGAGGAGTGAGTGGAAGGTAACGAAATGGAGGTAGTACTTAGTAGAGGGTACTAAAAGTTGTTCAGTGCACATCGACCTCTCTGCAGGTCATACGTCTGAGATTTTTTGTATTGCTTTATAACTGATTATTATCACCAAGAAACTTTCAGTCTATAGAGCTTATTTGTATTTCAactattattacttttaaaacatttctagaaTTTTGGGGGGTTTGATACCAAAAAGTATTTAAaggtatttaaagaaaatagtagCTCGAATTGGTCCTGCCTGTTTCAGAATTTTCTGAAAAAGCATCTTATTGAAGTTTCTCAGAAATAGAGGCAATTAGAAGTTCAAACTTTAAAGATGAGGATGGTATAAGGCAATACAACAAGGAGGGCTAAAGATTGAATCCTTAGAGTAATAAATGGGTTTTGGAAGTAAAtgaatggaaattagaaaataggatGCCCAGCAGTTCTTATAATATTATTTCCCTTTGGTACAGAGATCATATTTAAATCACAGAccttttctctggaaaaaaaGACTTGTTTTGAGCAGCtcatctttataaatatttgcacTACAACCTACAAATCATTAAGGTTCAGAAGAGAGCAGGCCTGAAAAGTAATTCAGACTTAATCATACCTTCCCTCTCCTCTGTCATCACCTTAACATTCTGTAGCATGATGTGTGATACACACACTGACTTtgatatcttttttctttttaaatcaagtaTTGTTGACATACagtcttattttggtttcagatgTGCAACACAGCAGTTCAGCaattacctgtattattaaatcctaaccCTCTCTAGTGCAATtattatctatcaatgtagaaagatgttacagaatcattgattgtattctccatgctgtactaccgtccccatgaccaatgtatattgtgattgtgaattattgtgtccctttatccccttcaccctcccaacCTGCTCTAacccctccctcttggtaaccactagtcacttctcagtgtctgtgagtctcatgctgttttgttacttctgttttggtttgtttttatattccacaaataagtgaaatcatacggtatttgtttttctccacctggcttatttcactgagcataataccctctagatccattcatgttgttgcaaatggtaggatttcttttctttttatgtctgaaatatgtaccacatcttctttttatccattcttctattgatgggcacttaggttgcttttatatcttggctattgcaaatagtgcagcaataacataagggtgcatatatcttttgaaatcAGGATTTTGTtgtcttaaggtaaattcctacaagtggaattactgggtcaagtggtatttctatttttagtttttgaggaaccttcatagtgctttccacagcagttgcaccgatttactttcccaccaacagtgtaggagggtttccctttctctgcatccttaccaacatttgttatttcttgtcttttggacagtggctgTTCTaagtggtatgaggtgatatctcattgtggttttaatttgcatttccctggtgattagcagtgtggagcatctattcatgtacctgttggtcatttgtatttctgctttggagaagtgtctatttaggtcatctgcccatttgttaatcaagttaatttgattgttgaggtgtatgagttgtttgtgtattttggatgttaaccccttaccagatgagttgtttatgaatatattctcccatactgtaggatgcctttttgttctgctgatggtgtcctttgctgtacagaagctttttaatttgataaagtcctacttgttcatttttttttttttttttgagagggcatctctcatatttattgatcaaatggttgttaacaacaataaaattcagtataggggggtcaatgctcaatgtacaatcattaatccatctcaagcctaattctcgtcagtctccaatcttctgaagcataacgaacacctacttgttcattttttattttatttcccttgcacaaggagatgtgtccaagaaaaaattgctcatacttccagtcaagagatttttgcctgtgttttcttctaaaagtttcatggtttcatgacttatatttaggtctttgatccatctcaaGTTTAGTCTTGTgtctggagttagacaataatccagtttcattctcttgcatgtagctgtccagttttcccaacaccagttgttaaagaggctgtcttttccccactgtatattcatggctcctttattgtatattaattgaccacatttgcatgggtttatatctgggctgtctattctgttccattgatgcgtgggtctattcttgtgccagtaccaaattgtttttattactgtaactttgtagtagagctggactGCCTCTTGATATCTTAAGTTTGGACATCGGGAAGCAGGTTGTGTCAGGCTTCTTGCCTAACAGCTGCTCTCCAGTTCATGTCTAAAGTTCTGATTGGCCTTTCAATACTTAAAATTCTTGAATTCTTAGaaagatgtaagaaaaaaattaaataagagttCGTTCAAGCCCTGAAACACAGTTTGCTCCTAACATTTACCTGTCCGGCTTTTTCTGACTGTATCCTGGAGTTTTGAATAACTAATCTCCTGGGATAGAGCACCAAGAATAGGAAAGTAGTCAAGAGGTGGTCTCATTTTATAATCACTTTATTATTTATGATCCAtgctgcctctgatatgaaggtGGGAAAAAGCTCTTAGGAGCTTTACAAAGAATCTTGCACAATATATAATATCACATGTCTTTGGTTGTGTTATGGATGTTGTAAAGTTAGTTGAACTGTTGTTCAGACCTTAGTCCTGTAGGCTGCTCTTGCTCTGTCATATTTTAGGGAATGAGTCAAGGCATGTAACAGATGGGTTCACTTGAAGTGAAGATGTTAGCCCTTACATAGAGGGGCAGCCTTGCAGAAACATAGCTCCTCCCATCCGAAAACCCTGCTGGGAAGACTCCCTCCAGCCTTTGCCTGCTTCTTGTTTATTCTCATAATGAGAGGCGAGGAGATTGAGAATGCCATCAGCTACTGAATCTTCCATGCACAGatagaaaatgaatgaatcattaaataattcatctgtattcattcatttatcagttgCTTATCCATTGGCTATTTTATATTAGGTCATGCAGAGACTACTATATTAATAACATTAGACAAtggccaattaatttttttaagacatgtgtttattttgttcatcGGATTATGGATCCTCTATTCTTCTTCCTTACTAGTAGGCCTAGTACTGCCTCATGCTTGCCTAAGGTTAGACCTAGGGGTTGCCTTGAAGTTATTTCAggctccttctcttttttttctggtactCCCAGTACTCATCAATATCCTATGGGTATAGATTGGGCCCCTGATTTCTGATGATGTATCTCTCTCCTTATAAAGGAGCCAGTTCAATGAGCAGACTGCTGGCCGAACATCATGCCAGCAGTCAGAGCGGTACTCTTCCACCAGAGCTGGCCCAGGCGTCAAGGATTTTGGCCTCAGCATCATCTGAATTATCAGGCTCAATGATTGTTTCTGTAATAGTGCCAGCCTCTATTTACCAGAGGCTTGCACATTGGAAAGGGTTGCAGTCTTCAGGTAAAATGAAGCGGATTCAAAATATTCTCTGTAAGGTTGAGGGGAAAGCCAGTAAGTCCCACAGAGTGTAGCTTCACTGTCACCCCGCCCATAACCATACTTCCTGTGTGCCATCTTTAAAAGTAAGGTAAAAACATCAAATTATTTAAAGTGAATAGGAAAGTATCTACactgtgaaatttttattttaaacaaggaattgggaaaaaaacaaggtaacttaaaatactttttttgcaACAACAACATAGTTATACAGAAAACCAAGAAGAGTCTCTGAGTTCAAATGACTGTAGAAACTAAAACTAAGTTGATTTTGTGATTCTCCAGGCCCTAGGTTCCTCCTAGTGGTCTACTCTGCCAGGTCCTAAGAAAAAAAGGTGACACATGTTTCCTTGCCCTTGAGGAATTTATGGCCTGGTAAGGGAAAGGGGCTTGTAAATGGAGAATTTCAATATGGTGTGGTAAATTCAGTGGCAAAGAGAGAGGGACAGTGTGTTCGGAGAGCACAAATGAAGGGCACTTAGCTTACCTAGTCCAGGGACTTCAGGAAGGGCTTCTCAGTTAGGTCTTAAAGAATGTGGATTAAGAGAAAGGGCCCTGGAGCTGACAACCTTGAACTTTTACAAGGGCTTTGCCTGGGGCCCTTATGTTCTCTTAGACCTGGTGGGCAGCCCCTCAGGGAATTCGACTGTTGATTTAGGGGAGAGAATGGTgatttcttccctctctccctcagtTAATGGAACATAATTCCACGATACTGCTGTCTAAATCCTTGTCAGCATCAGTCCCCACTTACACCCCAGCTTCAGTGAACTGAAGGTGCTGGGGACTTTGGAAAGACCATGTTGCCCCAAAGTAGGATGAAGGAAGAATTGTCTTACTAGAATTGGTCTCATGTAAGCATTCTTACAAATAGTCTTCAGAAAAACGTGTTTGATTTCAAAGGCTACTTCCCAATCTCTCTCTTTCAGTGCCCGAAGTGACGAAACCAAGTTTAAGCCAACCATCGGCCGCCAGCCCAATTGGCAGCTCTCCATCGCCACCAGTCAATGGTGGCAACAATGCCAAAAGGGTGGCAGTGCCGAACGGACAACCGCCAAGCGCCGCCCGCTACATGCCTCGGGAGGTGCCGCCGCGATTCCGTTGCCAGCAGGACCACAAAGTGTTACTAAAGCGTGGGCAGCCCCCTCCACCGTCCTGCATGCTCCtcgggggtggggcagggcctcCTCCCTCCACAGCACCTGGAGCAAACCCCAACAACGCACAAGTGACAGGAACGCTGCTGCCGAGTGAGAGTGGGACTGCACCAGGTGAGGGATGGGTGTTGGGGACAGCAGCTTAAAAGGGGGGTGCTTCTCTGAGTTGCCTGCTGTAAAGTCCACAGACACCATTAGTTCCAGGAACTGCTGGGGATATTCAGAAAATTGGAGAGGGTTTTGGGTAAGATGGGCATCAGCATTTCTCCTCTGCAGCTGGGTTTTAGTGACCAGTGAGAAGCCGATGGAGCTGCTGTTCGTCATCACTGTTTGGGGcattttttcttctcagaaaagAGCGTTATAAATGCCGGCCTCCATCATGTACGCCCAGAGTATGATTGGAAGTGGGGCTCATGCAGAGGCTTGTCCTGAATCTTAGATACCATGTTTATGTTTCCAGCATGTGGGGAGTATAGAGAGAGGAGACTCCTAGATTGCGATATGGAATATTGGGAGGATACCAGATAATACCTTTTTAtagtcttctattttatttttgaaaccaGTATTTCTTTAATGGGTCCTGGATTTTGATCTTTGTCAAAAACAATATCTAGATATAAGAGATCTTTAACTGAAGGGttcttttagaagttttgagGGTTTTAATAGATGAATATTGTATCAGCTAATAACTAAGAACCTCCAAATACCCACCTCTCCCTGCCTTTTTTTGAAGACGTATTGACTGATTTCTCCTAGCTTTTAAAGTATTTGAGGCCACATTAAAATTCAGAGCTTGAATACCATCAAGCACTGGCACGGACAATGAATGGGTGGTGGTTGATGATAGCATGTTCTATTCAAAATAAGATCTATAAACTAGTTCTTAGTTTAAACATAGAATTGCCTAGAAAATTCTCTTACCATCTTGTGTGCAgagtaaagaaggaaagaagcctGGTGATGACACAGGCTTCATGCAGAAAGAAGCCCTACCCGTGAGGTTTTCCTGTGGTGGTCATCAGACCAGGCCCAAGACAACCAAGCAAAGGCCTCATGACCCTTCCTTCCTGGCCCCTGATAACCAGTTGCAAAAAGAAGGACTTGAGAGGTGGTCATTTCAGACATTTCTGCAGCCAAATCTAGCCAGGCCTGGACATACACATAGGTCCCATGTGAGTCAGAATCTCTTGTTTACATTCTTAAAACCAAGGAGGCCCCTAAGTCTCAAGAGCTTGAGAATCTCTGCTTCCTTACTTTTTTATTGCTCTATGTAGTATTTTTTCTAACTTCATATTAATTTAAAGCTGCTTGGTTAATAAAGGAGCTAAAATAAGATTAGAAGAAATAACTgagttaaaaatgtcatttttccccCCACCAAATACGGTAAATTAAACCAAAATATGTGCTGAGCCAGACTAACTTATGAGATGAAGTTCCTTGGTCATACAAATTGTTTCGTGCTTGTCTGCCCTTGGCATCTGACTGGGTGGGCATTCATCACTCATCAGATGCTTACTGAGCAGCAATGCGCCAGCCACTACGGAATTCAAATGTTAGCAAAATAGGATCTTTGCCTAGCAGGCACTAACAAGGGGGAAGGGAGGCATGAACACAGTACCATAGCACTGAGCAGAATGGCTCTAGACAGCAAACGTTATTTTTAGGTGATGAACTAGTAGTAAGCTTCAAAGAAGTGAACTCTGCCCAGAAAGATGGGTCAGTCTCTGTGTGAATTTAGGAGAAAAATTAGTAGGTGCCAATATGAAATGGTGCCAGGGTGAGAAGGCACACATTGTGGAATGTCAGGTAATGTGAAGGGTAGACATGTACACAGAACATAGGGAGGATGAGACTAGAAAAGTCAGTTGGTCCCAAGTTGTGGAACATCTTGTCAAAGTCCAGGCCAAAGGCTTTAGCTTTATTCTTGTGCACTGAGAAACTGCTCAAGGCTTTCCATATAGCAGTGACATTATCAAAGGTGTGCTTTACAGAAATTACTCCAGCCAGAGGTGTTTAGAGGGTAGGTTGGAGACACAGAGCGAGTTTGGGGTGTTACTCACCGCATAGTCTCCAGGTACATGAAGGCCCTTCTCTGTCAGTAGGAGAGGGTGCAGTTTTGAGAGTCATGGAGTTAGACTTACCAAAAATGAGAACCAGGCAAAACAAAAGAGAGGAGATGACTAAGACAGGTGTGGTAGTTAACCAAGATGGGTGACTGGCCAGAGAAGCTGGTTTGCGGGGGAAATGTAATGAGCAATTCTAGGGGCAGGTGGAGCCTGAGGTGTTAGTGGATCGTGCATGTGTAACTGAGATTGATAAGACACTCTCTTTCCCAGAGTCAACCCTTGGAGGTGCTGCTGCTTCAAATTATGCAAATTCCACTTGGGGCCCGGGAGCCTCCTCCAACAACGGCACCTCCCCCAACCCAAGTCACATCTGGGACAAGGTGATTGTAGACGGGTCTGACATGGAAGAGTGGCCTTGTATTGCCAGCAAAGACACTGAGTCTTCTTCCGAAAACGCCACCGATAATAACAGTGCCTCGAACCCTGGCTCTGAGAAGAGCACTCTGCCAGGAAGCACCACTagtaacaaaggaaaagggagccaGTGCCAGTCTGCAAGTTCTGGAAACGAATGTAATCTTGGGGTCTGGAAGTCTGACCCTAAGGCTAAATCTGTTCAATCTTCCAACTCTACTACAGAGAGCAACAATGGACTAGGAAATTGGAGGAATGTGAGTGGTCAGGATAGAATTGGACCTGGCTCTGGCTTCAGCAACTTTAACCCAAATAGCAACCCATCTGCCTGGCCAGCTCTGGTCCAAGAAGGAAATTCTAGGAAAGGGGCATTGGAAACAGACACTAGTAATTCCAGTGCACAGGTGAGCACAGTAGGTCAGGCATCCAGGGAACAGCAGTCAAAGATGGAAAATGCGGGTGTTAATTTTGTTGTCTCTGGCAGAGAGCAGGCTCAAATTCATAACACTGATggaccaaaaaatggaaacactaaCTCCTTGAACTTAAGTTCACCAAACCCCATGGAGAATAAGGGAATGCCTTTTGGAATGGGCTTGGGGAACGCCTCCAGGAGCACTGATGCCCCTTCACAAAGCACTGGAGATCGAAAGACTGGGAGTGTTGGATCTTGGGGTGCAGCTAGGGGGCCTTCTGGAACTGACACAGCCTCTGGACAAAGCAATTCTGGAAATAATGGGAACAATGGAAAAGACAGAGAGGACTCCTGGAAAGGAGCTTCTGTTCAGAAGTCAACTGGGTCGAAAAATGACTCTTGGGACAACAATAACAGGTCTACGGGTGGGTCCTGGAACTTTGGCCCTCAGGACTCTAATGACAACAAATGGGGTGAAGGGAACAAAATGACATCTGGGGTCTCTCAGGGAGAATGGAAACAGCCGACTGGGTCTGATGAGTTGAAAATTGGAGAATGGAGTGGTCCAAACCAACCAAATTCTAGCACTGGAGCATGGGACAATCAAAAGGGCCACCCCCTCCCTGAAAACCAAGGCAATGCCCAGGCTCCCTGTTGGGGAAGATCTTCCAGCTCCACAGGAAGTGAAGTTGGAGGTCAAAGCACTGGAAGCAACCACAAAGCAGGAAGTAGTGACAGTCATAGTTCTGGCCGTCGGTCGTACAGGCCCACACATCCTGATTGTCAGGCTGTCCTGCAGACTCTTTTGAGCCGAACTGATTTGGACCCCAGGGTGCTCTCAAACACTGGCTGGGGCCAAATACAAATTAAGCAGGACACAGTGTGGGATATTGAAGAGGTGCCGAGGCCAGAGGGGAAATCTGACAAAGGAACTGAGGGGTGGGAGAGCGCTGCCACACAGACCAAGAACTCAGGGGGCTGGGGAGACGCACCCAGCCAAAGCAATCAAATGAAGTCTGGATGGGGGGAGCTCTCAACCTCTACAGAGTGGAAAGACCCCAAGAACACAGGCGGCTGGAATGACTTTAAGAACAATAATTCTTCCAACTGGGGAGGAGGACGACCAGATGAAAAGACCTCCTCTTCTTGGAATGAGAATTCCAGCAAGGatcaggggtggggaggtggacGCCAGCCCAACCAGGGGTGGACTTCTGGAAAGAATGGTTGGGGAGAGGAAGTTGATCAAGCAAAAAACAGCAATTGGGAAAGTTCTGCAAGTAAACCTGTGTCTGGGTGGGGTGAAGGAGGGCAGAATGAAATTGGAACTTGGGGGAACGGTGGCAATGCAAGCCTAGCTTCAAAAGGCGGGTGGGAAGATTGCAAAAGATCTCCAGCATGGACTGAGACAGGCAGACAGCCCAGTTCCTGGAGTAAACAGCACCAATCGCAGCCAcagcagccaccaccaccaccaccaccaccaccacaaccagaGGCCTCTGGTTCTTGGGGAggcccaccccctccacccccaggcaATGCACGAACTTCCAGTTCCAACTGGAGCAGCGGGCCGCAGCCAGTAACCCCTAAAGATGAGGAACCCAGTGGTTGGGAAGAGCCATCCCCACAGTCAATTAGTCGGAAAATGGACATTGATGATGGCACTTCAGCATGGGGAGACCCTAGCAGTTATAACTACAAGAATGTGAATTTGTGGGATAAGAATTCCCAAGGGGGCCCAGCACCTCGAGAACCAAACCTGCCTACCCCGATGACCGGTAAATCAGCATCAGGTAATGGCTGTTTCTTGGAGGTTttgatgaagaaaagaaattctagacAAGGCATTTTTATCAAGCTACATTTGTTGAGCTTAGCTTTGTTCTGGGGATCTTTCCTCCATTAACCCTACTCTGCTGTGAACAGAAGCTCTCTTTTTACAAAATGCTAGTGATAAAGGTGCTGGTAGTACATTTTAATGCTCTTTCTTGGCAAAAGGAATAGGTGGCATCCCTGTGTTGGTCTCCCaaagttatttttatgtaatagTACTGGTCTGCAGAATCCAAAAGACGTATCTTGCTGAACAAACTATGCggtccttttaaaaatacataattaactTAGTAGCAGAAATAGACATGATATCCATTCTGGTTCTACCAATGGACACATCCTCTGCTTTCTTGTCCCTGGTGAAGGGAAGTATTCTGTGTTGTTCTTGCAGAGGCCATCAGAATGCTGTAGCAAAGCTGGGATCTGGAAGGTTCAGTCACTTTCCAGATGATTTTAATGATCATGTCTGGAAGTGGAGTACTTCACACAAGAGATGGTTATCTTCTGATTTTTAGTGGCACAAAATTGAATTAAACTTTCTTCCCTCCTTATTTGAAAAGGAAACATACCTGGTAAATTAAAAATAGTGCTGGCAATATCATTTTTAGTTTGGTATTGTCAACTTGAATGGTCCCCTAAAGCATAGCTGAGCAAATTAAAGGGGTGTACCATTCaagtgtttctgttttgtttttttagttaaaattaaTCATAATAGTCAGTTTTCCACTCCCCAAAGTAAACCTAGTGTTCAGTGAATCCAGTTATGGCCACTTAGGAAATGACTGCTTTTaactagttttttctttttccaaatattgaaaaggtggaggaaggaaataaacattgCTTACTAATTCCCTATCTAGAATAAAACCTGctaacatgtaaaaaaaatttacCCATATAGTAAAAACCTCAAATTGTATGGAAAAGCAAAAGGTAATACATGAAAGACTCTTGGACCCTAGAGTAATCTCTTAGTATTTTGTGTCTCATCCAAAAATGTTGCTTATACCTATAGCAAAATACAtcttacctttaaaaaattttacatagAAGGGATTATGCTATATATACTGTTCTTCACCTTTCCTTTTCCATTATAGTTGAAAGCTTTCCATGTGTGTGTTAGCATGTACATATCTGTCTTTTAATTCCTTTATGTATAATACTTATTTTATGGGTGATGCACGATTGGTCTAACCAGTCCCTTTTTGATACatgtttaggttgcttccaaatagTTTCCAACACTGATGCAGTGAGCATGGTTGTACATGTGCTTTTATCTACTTTTACAAGTATTTCTATGGTATAATTTCCTGGCAGTGGAATTACTGAACCAAAAGTTAAAGTGACAATGCCAGATGCCCTCCATGAAGGTGGAACCCATTTATGTTTCTACCAACAGACTTATATAAGAGTGCCTGTTCCTCCCACCTTCACCCCCACTAGATATTACAGTGTTTCATTTAACAACtcattcttagagacccttttcctctctctacaGTCTGGAGCAAAAGCACACCACCTGCTCCAGATAATGGTACTTCAGCTTGGGGCGAGCCAAACGAAAGCAGTCCTGGGTGGGGCGAGATGGATGACACAGGAGCATCGACCACAGGCTGGGGGAATGCCGCCTCCAGTGCTCCAAGTGCCATGAAACCTAGTAAGTATACGGCATTACTTTGGAGGGATTCTATGTTCATTTAGGGGTCAAACAATGATAAACAGGACTGTTTATTG
Coding sequences within it:
- the TNRC6B gene encoding trinucleotide repeat-containing gene 6B protein isoform X6, which encodes MQTNEGEVSEESSSKVEQGDFVMEGHGKTPPPGEESKQEKEQEREEQLMEDKKRKKEDKKKKEATQKVTEQKTKVPEVTKPSLSQPSAASPIGSSPSPPVNGGNNAKRVAVPNGQPPSAARYMPREVPPRFRCQQDHKVLLKRGQPPPPSCMLLGGGAGPPPSTAPGANPNNAQVTGTLLPSESGTAPESTLGGAAASNYANSTWGPGASSNNGTSPNPSHIWDKVIVDGSDMEEWPCIASKDTESSSENATDNNSASNPGSEKSTLPGSTTSNKGKGSQCQSASSGNECNLGVWKSDPKAKSVQSSNSTTESNNGLGNWRNVSGQDRIGPGSGFSNFNPNSNPSAWPALVQEGNSRKGALETDTSNSSAQVSTVGQASREQQSKMENAGVNFVVSGREQAQIHNTDGPKNGNTNSLNLSSPNPMENKGMPFGMGLGNASRSTDAPSQSTGDRKTGSVGSWGAARGPSGTDTASGQSNSGNNGNNGKDREDSWKGASVQKSTGSKNDSWDNNNRSTGGSWNFGPQDSNDNKWGEGNKMTSGVSQGEWKQPTGSDELKIGEWSGPNQPNSSTGAWDNQKGHPLPENQGNAQAPCWGRSSSSTGSEVGGQSTGSNHKAGSSDSHSSGRRSYRPTHPDCQAVLQTLLSRTDLDPRVLSNTGWGQIQIKQDTVWDIEEVPRPEGKSDKGTEGWESAATQTKNSGGWGDAPSQSNQMKSGWGELSTSTEWKDPKNTGGWNDFKNNNSSNWGGGRPDEKTSSSWNENSSKDQGWGGGRQPNQGWTSGKNGWGEEVDQAKNSNWESSASKPVSGWGEGGQNEIGTWGNGGNASLASKGGWEDCKRSPAWTETGRQPSSWSKQHQSQPQQPPPPPPPPPQPEASGSWGGPPPPPPGNARTSSSNWSSGPQPVTPKDEEPSGWEEPSPQSISRKMDIDDGTSAWGDPSSYNYKNVNLWDKNSQGGPAPREPNLPTPMTGKSASVWSKSTPPAPDNGTSAWGEPNESSPGWGEMDDTGASTTGWGNAASSAPSAMKPNSKSMQDGWGESDGPVTGARHPSWEEEEDGGVWSTTGSQGSASSHNSASWGQGGKKQMKCSLKGGNNDSWMNPLAKQFSNIGLLSQTEDNPGSKMDLSVDKKFDVDKRAMNLGDFNDIMRKDRSGFRPPNSKDMGTTDSGPYFEKGGNHGLFGNSTAQSRGMHTPVQPLNSSPNLRAQVPPQFISPQVSASMLKQFPNSGLNPGLFNVGPQLSPQQIAMLSQLPQIPQFQLACQLLLQQQQQQQLLQNQRKLSQAVRQQQEQQLARMVSALQQQRQPSMKHSPSHPVGPKPHLDSMVPSALNVGLPDLQTKGPVPGYASGFSAGGMDYGMVGGKEAGTESRFKQWTSMMEGLPSVATQEANMHKNGAIVAPGKTRGGSPYNQFDIIPGDTLGGHTGPAGDSWLPAKSPPTNKIGNKSSNASWPPEFQPGVPWKGIQNIDPESDPYVTPGSVLGGTATSPIVDTDHQLLRDNTTGSNSSLNTSLPSPGAWPYSASDNSFTTVHSTSAKFPDYKSTWSPDPIGHNPTHLSNKMWKNHISSRNTTPLPRPPPGLTNPKPSSPWSSTAPRSVRGWGTQDSRLASASTWSDGGSVRPSYWLVLHNLTPQIDGSTLRTICMQHGPLLTFHLNLTQGTALIRYSTKQEAAKAQTALHMCVLGNTTILAEFATDDEVSRFLAQAQPPTPAATPSAPAAGWQSLETSQTQSDPVGPALNLFGGSTGLGQWSSSAGGSSGADLAGASLWGPPNYSSSLWGVPTVEDPHRMGSPAPLLPGDLLGGGSDSI